TCAAAGCGGCTTCAAAATGCCGGCGCTCCCGCGCCGAACCGTCCGCATGGGCGGCCCAGACCAGGGAGAGCCCTTTCCTCGCCAGCCTGTTTCCCGCCACCGCTTCGGCATAACCACAAAAGCGGTAATCCTTGGGGTCATCCACCAGCTCTGCCCGCACCGGGTTCAAATCGATGTAGGCGGCCATGGTTTGAAGCGGGTTCCCCCTACCTTCGACCAGCACACTCTTGAAGCGCTCCGCCCAAAGCGTGCCATAGCGCTGATGCGTACGGTTGTACCAGACCGAGAAGCGCTGCTTCACCGCCTTCATATACTCCGAGACATCCCCCATCCGCGCCAAAAGCTTTCTGCGAACCGCCTCAGCTTCCCCGCCCCCGGCCAGAAGGTCCTTTTCCATCACCGCGATCGAAGCCGTCTGGTATTTTGTGGGCTTGGGATAGAGCACTTTATAACGCCGGAGCAGCTCTTTATCAGAGACTTCCGAAGCATCCGGAA
The window above is part of the Coraliomargarita sinensis genome. Proteins encoded here:
- a CDS encoding transposase, which gives rise to EILRKMIWQVADFCGVEVLTYCVMANHFHVLLRVPDASEVSDKELLRRYKVLYPKPTKYQTASIAVMEKDLLAGGGEAEAVRRKLLARMGDVSEYMKAVKQRFSVWYNRTHQRYGTLWAERFKSVLVEGRGNPLQTMAAYIDLNPVRAELVDDPKDYRFCGYAEAVAGNRLARKGLSLVWAAHADGSARERRHFEAAL